One region of Diabrotica undecimpunctata isolate CICGRU chromosome 6, icDiaUnde3, whole genome shotgun sequence genomic DNA includes:
- the LOC140443323 gene encoding uncharacterized protein has translation MAFQLPGNLLGQAKSLLPDLSIKPTVDNPPGNGNILDNILNTGANVLKTPAAVLKGAVTTTGNTLDTTVTGVNNTLHSLFNPGTNILQAPGNFLKGAAATSGKALDTTVTGVNNTLHDIFNAGANVLQEPGTLVKGVVPTSGNVVDTTITGTNDTLHNIVNAGANILQTPSTILTGVVPSPDSTNILDSAVTNVNNTLHNIINTGGTVVKTPTNIINQVVPTSSTGNIFDQTMSTIKTTAGKSINTASDIITNILSPTSTVTSTSRQSHGIVTTIEEDTTDFAITEPTLIDSTTEILTTVIHPKTTTIKINEAVSTIHNFITKPVTETVTEKVIDVTSTFAHGIGGGVKNTTEIIPDVMNSNSNAGTTFSSNVTSTISTVTNKILYNNGIGNDAAMKPEEEKEIIIYIVIGIVIGILILVGVTSCYIYKKKRHTKTYTAYQVNPLKEFSRTTE, from the coding sequence ctaCCAGGGAATTTATTGGGACAAGCGAAATCCTTATTACCAGATTTATCAATAAAACCAACGGTAGACAATCCACCAGGAAACGGTAATATATTGGACAATATACTTAATACCGGAGCAAATGTATTAAAAACACCTGCCGCAGTACTAAAAGGAGCTGTCACTACGACAGGCAACACATTGGACACAACAGTGACAGGTGTTAACAATACCTTGCATAGTTTATTTAATCCCGGCACAAATATATTGCAAGCACCTGGTAATTTTCTTAAAGGAGCTGCCGCCACGTCAGGCAAAGCATTGGACACAACAGTGACAGGTGTAAACAATACCTTGCACGATATATTCAATGCTGGCGCAAATGTATTGCAAGAACCTGGCACGTTAGTTAAAGGAGTAGTTCCCACATCCGGAAACGTAGTGGACACAACAATAACAGGTACTAATGACACATTACACAATATAGTTAATGCAGGGGCAAATATACTACAAACACCCAGCACGATACTTACTGGAGTAGTACCCTCACCAGATTCCACCAACATATTGGACTCGGCAGTAACAAATGTTAACAATACCTtacacaatattataaatactGGAGGGACTGTAGTAAAAACGCCTACCAATATTATTAATCAGGTAGTGCCTACATCAAGTACTGGCAACATATTTGATCAAACCATGTCAACGATTAAAACAACGGCTGGCAAATCAATCAACACGGCTTCGGAcataattacaaatattttatcaCCTACAAGTACCGTAACATCTACAAGTCGTCAATCACACGGTATAGTAACAACCATAGAAGAGGACACTACAGACTTTGCTATCACTGAACCGACGTTAATTGACTCCACTACAGAAATATTAACTACAGTTATTCACCCAAAAACAACaactataaaaataaacgaagcaGTTTCAACTAtacataattttattacaaaacctGTTACCGAGACAGTAACTGAAAAGGTAATTGATGTAACATCCACATTCGCCCACGGAATAGGAGGTGGTGTTAAAAACACTACAGAAATTATACCTGACGTCATGAATTCAAACAGTAACGCTGGTACTACATTCTCGAGTAACGTGACATCTACCATATCAACGGTAACAAACAAGATTTTATACAATAATGGCATAGGAAATGATGCTGCTATGAAAcctgaagaagaaaaggaaataaTCATATACATTGTTATCGGAATTGTGATTGGAATTTTGATTCTCGTTGGTGTGACGTCCTGttacatttacaaaaaaaagagGCACACCAAGACATATACAGCGTATCAAGTTAACCCGTTGAAGGAATTTAGTCGCACCACTGAATAA